The Verrucomicrobium spinosum DSM 4136 = JCM 18804 genome includes a region encoding these proteins:
- a CDS encoding 3-deoxy-7-phosphoheptulonate synthase: MIQVSNVHVRTNTALPSPQELCTEIPRSDAHADFVAKSRQQISRILSGADKRFLVIVGPCSIHDLKAGQAYAQKLAGLADRVKDRIMVVMRVYFEKPRTTIGWKGLIMDPHLDGTHDIPQGMRLARTFLREVIDLGLPTATEMLDPITPQYIADLTCWSAIGARTTESQTHRQMASGLSMPVGFKNTTSGGVLPAINAIKTARQPQTFLGIDESGRASVVATEGNPDCHVILRGGENGPNYDAGSVRETLALLNKNHLPPVVMIDASHANCSKDFRRMSAVFHDIVQQRRSGTEGVIGAMLESNLVEGAQALQESLDQLSYGQSITDPCLGWEETERILLEAAAAEL, from the coding sequence ATGATCCAGGTCTCCAACGTTCACGTTCGCACCAATACTGCCCTCCCTTCTCCGCAGGAGCTCTGCACAGAGATCCCGAGGAGCGATGCCCATGCCGATTTTGTGGCGAAATCCCGCCAGCAGATCAGCCGCATTCTCTCCGGGGCAGACAAGCGTTTTCTGGTCATCGTGGGTCCGTGCAGCATCCATGACCTGAAGGCAGGCCAGGCGTACGCGCAGAAGCTGGCTGGGCTCGCTGATCGCGTAAAAGACCGCATCATGGTGGTAATGCGGGTGTACTTCGAGAAACCCCGCACCACCATCGGCTGGAAGGGGCTTATCATGGATCCTCATCTGGACGGCACCCATGACATCCCCCAAGGGATGCGCCTCGCCCGCACTTTCCTTCGTGAAGTCATCGATCTGGGCCTGCCCACGGCCACGGAGATGCTGGACCCTATCACCCCCCAGTACATCGCGGACCTCACTTGCTGGAGCGCCATTGGAGCCCGCACCACAGAATCACAGACCCATCGCCAGATGGCCAGCGGACTCTCCATGCCGGTTGGCTTTAAAAACACCACCAGCGGCGGCGTGCTGCCCGCGATCAACGCCATCAAGACAGCCCGCCAGCCTCAGACTTTTCTGGGAATCGATGAAAGCGGCCGAGCCAGCGTGGTTGCCACGGAAGGCAATCCCGACTGCCACGTCATCCTGCGTGGCGGGGAGAATGGGCCCAACTACGATGCGGGTTCAGTCCGCGAAACCCTGGCTTTGCTCAACAAAAACCACCTGCCCCCCGTGGTCATGATCGATGCGAGCCATGCGAACTGCTCTAAGGATTTCCGCCGCATGTCGGCTGTCTTCCATGACATCGTCCAACAGCGACGCTCCGGTACGGAGGGCGTGATCGGCGCCATGCTGGAGAGCAACTTGGTCGAAGGAGCCCAGGCCCTGCAGGAGTCGCTCGACCAGCTCAGCTACGGCCAGTCCATCACCGATCCCTGCCTTGGTTGGGAGGAGACGGAGCGGATCCTGCTGGAAGCGGCTGCGGCCGAGTTGTGA
- a CDS encoding peptidoglycan-binding protein, with product MNDMKTLMPTCIALAAFSFAAVSQSARAEDKVIDKGRRLAEKLLDATSEKDRDRDRDRSRDKDNDRDRDHRDRDRDGYYSRPASTFVVTLGNGYAGRGYYYGPPNAGYYYERSGVRFYRDRDAVPRQYWRSEWREPAASENYSRTEASVQRALAQRGYYRGPIDGDMGPGSRAAVARYQADKGMKPTGAINDSLLRSLGL from the coding sequence ATGAACGACATGAAGACTTTGATGCCCACATGCATTGCGCTGGCGGCGTTCTCGTTTGCGGCAGTGTCCCAATCGGCCAGGGCCGAAGACAAGGTGATCGACAAAGGACGAAGGCTCGCGGAGAAGCTCCTGGACGCCACCTCAGAAAAGGATCGTGATCGTGATCGTGACCGCTCCCGCGACAAAGACAATGATCGTGACCGGGATCATCGCGACCGCGATAGGGATGGCTACTATTCCCGCCCAGCCAGTACGTTCGTGGTCACGCTCGGAAACGGCTATGCCGGCCGCGGCTACTACTACGGCCCGCCCAATGCAGGTTACTACTATGAGCGCTCGGGGGTGCGGTTTTACCGTGACCGGGATGCCGTGCCGCGCCAGTACTGGCGCAGTGAGTGGCGTGAGCCCGCGGCAAGTGAGAACTACAGCCGGACGGAAGCATCCGTCCAGCGGGCGCTGGCACAGCGTGGGTACTATCGTGGACCCATCGACGGTGACATGGGCCCTGGCTCCCGTGCCGCTGTGGCCCGCTATCAGGCGGACAAGGGCATGAAACCCACAGGCGCAATCAATGACAGCTTGTTGAGGTCGCTGGGGCTGTAA
- a CDS encoding peptidoglycan-binding protein: MKTLIPGSLSLLVFALAMALPASVEAKDKDKERRKAEKYYHSKYSHKHNKYHHDDRYVYLSRPRSSFVITLGTGYAGRGYYYGPPNASYYYERSGVAYYPTREAVPRSYWGSGSASYSRTEAEVQRALARRGYYRGPIDGDIGPGSRSAIARYQADHGMRPTGSITSGLLRSLGL; this comes from the coding sequence ATGAAAACGCTGATTCCTGGTTCCCTATCTCTTCTGGTGTTTGCTTTGGCAATGGCCCTGCCCGCTTCTGTGGAAGCAAAGGATAAAGACAAGGAGCGCCGCAAAGCGGAAAAGTACTACCACTCCAAGTACTCCCACAAGCACAACAAGTACCACCACGATGACCGGTATGTGTACCTGTCCCGCCCCCGGTCCTCCTTTGTGATCACCTTGGGCACCGGCTATGCCGGCCGCGGCTACTACTATGGACCGCCAAACGCCTCGTATTACTATGAGCGCAGTGGTGTGGCGTACTATCCCACGCGTGAGGCCGTTCCGAGATCTTATTGGGGCAGTGGCAGTGCCTCTTACAGCCGCACGGAGGCCGAGGTGCAGCGTGCACTGGCGCGCCGCGGCTACTACCGCGGCCCCATTGACGGCGACATCGGCCCGGGTTCGAGGAGTGCCATTGCCCGCTATCAGGCAGACCATGGCATGCGCCCCACCGGCAGCATTACCTCGGGCCTTTTGAGATCGCTGGGTCTCTGA